One Pueribacillus theae genomic region harbors:
- the istB gene encoding IS21-like element helper ATPase IstB: protein MMNQETLRKLTEMKMGAMADLYQQQSLNKDYQDMDFDDRFNLLVDHEYDRRKSNRLERLIKQATFDEPTAAIEDIEYHPDRNLDKKLILELATGSYIQNHHNIILMGASGNGKTWISNAFGVHACRQFYKVKYIRLPELLDELAAAKYEADGSFRKLIQKYKKIDLLILDEWLLTELSEEKALHILEIIEARLKRASTIFCSQFSPEGWHSKLGQAQVADAILDRIVHDSYKILVDGEVSMRERHSLVVRK from the coding sequence ATGATGAACCAAGAAACATTACGTAAATTAACTGAAATGAAAATGGGTGCTATGGCAGATCTGTATCAGCAACAGAGTCTAAACAAAGATTATCAAGATATGGATTTCGACGATCGTTTTAATCTGTTAGTAGACCATGAGTATGATCGTCGAAAGTCAAATAGGCTGGAACGGTTAATTAAGCAGGCCACTTTCGACGAGCCAACGGCAGCTATTGAAGACATAGAGTATCATCCCGACCGCAACCTGGATAAGAAGCTAATATTAGAGCTGGCAACGGGGAGCTATATCCAAAATCACCATAACATTATTTTAATGGGTGCATCAGGGAACGGCAAAACATGGATATCTAATGCCTTTGGTGTTCATGCGTGTCGCCAATTTTACAAAGTAAAGTATATTAGATTACCGGAATTACTGGATGAATTAGCAGCAGCAAAGTATGAAGCCGATGGAAGCTTCCGTAAACTCATCCAAAAATATAAAAAGATTGATTTATTAATACTTGATGAATGGTTGTTAACTGAGCTTTCAGAGGAAAAAGCACTTCACATCTTGGAAATTATTGAGGCGAGATTAAAGAGAGCATCTACCATATTCTGTTCCCAGTTCTCTCCGGAAGGGTGGCATTCGAAACTAGGACAGGCACAGGTAGCAGATGCGATCCTTGACCGTATTGTTCATGATTCCTATAAGATCCTAGTCGATGGAGAGGTATCAATGAGAGAACGTCATAGTTTGGTGGTTAGAAAATGA